The proteins below come from a single Streptococcus porcinus genomic window:
- a CDS encoding acetyl-CoA carboxylase biotin carboxyl carrier protein subunit — translation MLRKFKITIDGKEYMVEMEEIGGAVAPAPVAPPPSPVAPVENAIPVVEENTAPIASPVVPASADAMASPMPGTILKILVNVGDAVTENQPLMILEAMKMENEIVASQAGTVSAIHVSTGQSVNAGDGLITIN, via the coding sequence ATGTTACGTAAATTTAAAATTACAATTGATGGAAAAGAATACATGGTGGAAATGGAAGAAATTGGAGGGGCAGTTGCGCCAGCTCCAGTAGCTCCGCCCCCAAGCCCGGTAGCTCCAGTTGAGAACGCTATCCCAGTAGTGGAAGAAAACACTGCTCCAATAGCCAGTCCAGTAGTGCCAGCAAGTGCTGATGCAATGGCCTCCCCTATGCCTGGTACTATTTTGAAAATTCTTGTCAATGTTGGAGATGCTGTTACTGAGAATCAGCCATTGATGATTTTGGAGGCCATGAAAATGGAAAATGAAATTGTTGCTAGTCAAGCTGGAACTGTTTCAGCCATCCATGTCTCTACAGGACAAAGTGTTAATGCAGGTGATGGTTTGATCACTATCAATTAG